In a single window of the Gossypium hirsutum isolate 1008001.06 chromosome A13, Gossypium_hirsutum_v2.1, whole genome shotgun sequence genome:
- the LOC121212265 gene encoding uncharacterized protein: MIGTGNDDEDPSIPPGFTPVGIQMPQPRVSVNIKPPCQTGTSAPINFPMGSSSNPEDNLVNPTVPDFDEAVEVEKARMEIPKNLEDRCKWFEEKFKALENVDYHDGIDAKDLSLVPDLVLPPKFKMPEFEKYNETSCPEAHITMFCRRMTGYIHNDQLLIHCFQDSLIGAAAKWYNQLNRGQISSWKDLAQAFMKQYGYVTDIVQPPLLEKETTMLFINTLKAPFINHLLEGATKSFSDIVISCEMIENAIRCGKIEAGESTNKSVPRKRENEINNVSRSYAKLITVNQPRIVNASQQASSKQESDTKRNTEKLQFMSIPVTYKELYPTLFNAHVVSPVYLKPMQPSYPKWYNENVQCEYYAVITGHAIENCTAFKRLVEKLLEMGIIKFDESSGGENPLRNHADKGVNAVIENTGKRVRMTVAEVRTPLRKVWKEIMKKELIAQSLGNRPQKIGNYYEFHDEEDHEIQECDEFRALIQELMDNKE, encoded by the exons ATGATTGGTACCGGAAACGATGATGAGGACCCTTCTATTCCCCCAGGCTTTACTCCAGTGGGCATTCAAATGCCACAACCAAGGGTATCTGTTAACATTAAACCTCCGTGTCAAACTGGTACTTCAGCCCCGATAAATTTCCCAATGGGATCAAGCTCTAACCCCGAGGATAATTTGGTGAATCCCACGGTCCCTGATTTTGATGAGGCAGTAGAGGTGGAAAAGGCGAGAATGGAGATCCCAAAGAACCTAGAGGATCGTTGCAAATGGTTTGAGGAGAAGTTCAAAGCGTTAGAGAATGTTGATTATCACGATGGGATTGATGCTAAGGATCTGAGCCTGGTCCCAGACCTAGTACTTCCTCCAAAGTTCAAGATGCCGGAGTTTGAGAAATACAACGAGACCAGTTGTCCTGAGGCTCACATCACAATGTTCTGTCGAAGGATGACAGGATATATCCATAATGATCAGTtattaatccactgcttccaagATAGCCTGATTGGGGCAGCGGCCAAATGGTATAACCAGTTGAATCGGGGCCAAATTAGttcatggaaagacttggcacaagcttttatgaagcaatatgGCTACGTGACGGATATA GTTCAACCGCCACTGCTTGAGAAGGAAAcgaccatgttgtttatcaataCCCTGAAAGCACCTTTCATCAATCACTTGCTAGAAGGCGCAACCAAGAGTTTTTCAGATATAGTAATATCCTGtgagatgatagaaaatgcaatAAGGTGCGGAAAGATAGAAGCTGGGGAAAGCACCAATAAGTCGGTCCCACGAAAGAgagaaaatgaaataaacaatGTAAGTAGGAGTTATGCAAAACTGATCACTGTGAATCAACCGAGAATAGTAAACGCGAGTCAGCAAGCCTCATCAAAGCAAGAGTCTGATACAAAGCGAAATACGGAGAAACTCCAGTTTATGTCCATCCCAGTGACGTATAAGGAGTTATATCCAACTTTATTTAATGCACATGTTGTATCCCCGGTTTACCTGAAACCGATGCAACCTTCGTATCCCAAGTGGTACAACGAAAATGTCCAATGTGAATACTATGCGGTAATCACAGGACATGCGATAGAAAATTGTACCGCATTTAAGAGGTTAGTGGAAAAGCTCCTTGAAATGGGCATAATAAAATTCGATGAGTCATCTGGCGGGGAAAATCCGTTACGCAATCATGCCGACAAGGGGGTAAATGCAGTAATTGAGAATACCGGAAAAAGAGTTAGAATGACTGTGGCTGAAGTAAGAACACCATTGAGAAAGGTTTGGAAGGAAATAATGAAGAAAGAGTTAATCGCGCAGAGTTTGGGAAACAGACCCCAGAAAATAGGGAACTATTACGAGTTCCATGATGAGGAGGATCATGAGATCCAAGAATGTGATGAATTTAGGGCCCTAATACAGGAACTAATGGACAACAAAGAGTAG
- the LOC121212266 gene encoding keratin, type II cytoskeletal I-like yields MEGVAVNPIVTLGYNKWQRRRVNDNILRPNLEDARLIEEYLRVVPSELEIIRQDFEKKSSELEKKMKRLEEENVYLKLDVDVQKSKAENLRKGKRKRQEIQEEKAKTDQWKKKFHDTKAREAGLEKSLDDSQSEKKVLRARVAELEKVLHQHRSRNSVIELKASLSKIEDLKRKVEELKSTLQNCELQIERLEANNCQLSEQLHRSQDQVRDRDYLMGQAIAQIREVADYLQTLVVQADVLSTKYELVSDRGQELASLLRKVKVLSIRAKPYM; encoded by the exons ATGGAAGGAGTTGCTGTAAACCCGATAGTGACCCTTGGGTATAACAAGTGGCAGAGAAGAAGGGTTAATGATAACATTCTGAGGCCAAACCTAGAAGATGCTCGACTGATAGAGGAATATCTACGAGTGGTTCCCTCTGAGTTGGAAATTATAAGGCAAGACTTCGAAAAGAAAAGTtcggagttagaaaagaaaatgaaacggTTGGAGGAGGAAAATGTGTACTTGAAGTTAGATGTTGATGTCCAGAAGTCGAAGGCCGAGAATTTaagaaaaggaaagagaaaa AGGCAAGAAATTCAAGAAGAAAAGGCTAAAACTGATCAGTGGAAGAAGAAGTTCCATGATACTAAGGCACGAGAGGCTGGGTTAGAGAAGAGCTTGGATGATAGTCAAAGTGAAAAGAAGGTGTTAAGGGCCCGAGTAGCTGAGTTAGAGAAAGTACTACACCAGCATCGGAGTCGTAACTCGGTGATTGAATTAAAGGCCAGTTTAAGCAAGATCGAGGATCTGAAAAGAAAAGTAGAAGAGCTTAAGTCTACACTTCAGAATTGTGAGCTCCAAATTGAACGACTGGAAGCAAATAACTGTCAGTTAAGCGAGCAGCTTCATCGATCTCAAGATCAGGTCCGGGATAGAGATTACCTCATGGGCCAAGCTATAGCCCAAATACGAGAAGTGGCTGATTACTTACAGACTCTTGTAGTTCAGGCAGATGTGCTAAGTACCAAATATGAGTTAGTGTCAGATCGAGGGCAGGAGTTAGCCTCCCTTCTTAGGAAAGTGAAAGTTTTGAGCATTAGGGCTAAGCCAtatatgtaa